The sequence AGTTTAGATGATGTTATACTCAATAAGAGTAAACATTTGCACTATTGCTACCATGCTAACTCATCTGTCATCTGATGGATTTTTAGGAATCAACTAATGACAGCATTGATTCTGCTTTCTCTCGTCCTCTATCATCAAGGAAGAAACAGGTCAAACAATCCAGGAGAAGACCAAATAAAGAAATCGTTGCGGAATCGGTGGAACAAAAGTACCACAAGCAATTAATGGACGAATTTTCTTTTCAATTGAATCTCTTTAGGCCGTGCATCTTGTTTTTTGACTCGTTAAGATCTTCAGGGAAAAAGACATTATCAGCCAAGTTGATACGAGAGTCAGTGTTGTACCATTTTAGATTGTTAACTGTATTGTAGTGACTGTTTATGACTGTTGTCATTGTTAGCTACTTGACCAGTGAATACCAGTCACAGCAGCCAGATTGCAACTTTGAGTTTGATTCTAAAAATCTTCCAGCAGAATACCCAAAGGTAACTAGCTAGTGAATGACATGCACAGTTGTAGGCGGGAAATGACGTTGCATGCAATGAGGGCTGCAATCAATAGTTTGTGCCAAATGAGAATGTGTATGGGCATCACATTTCATATCAATTATGCTGATATAATGAATGGAAGGATTTGGTATGCAGATCATGAAATATATTGCTTGGTGTGAAAAGTGCACTTTTATGTTGTAGAAATTCTGGACGCATTGCTGCTTATGCAAACTTGTTCCCATTGTATTTGTTTAAATTAGCAAACGTTTATGTCAGATGACAGTTAGTTTGTATTGTAAAGAACAAACCAAACGAGAGTCACAATTTGTTATGTATGCTTGTTGAATTTTTGTTGATGAAAGTTGAAGTACTAATAGCATTATTGCCTTtctgattggattattgacaACTTTGTTTTATTATTGACAATTTTGTTTtctatgttgtgttgttgacgtCGCCTTGACGATGGCATGTAAGTACGGTTTTGGTTAGCAACCATGAATAATTATTCTGGGTATTGTAGTTACCCGGACATTGGCCAGTAGCTTTGTCTACGGCACAATGTTTGAAGGTAAGATGGATTAGGTACATTTGTTGATGAGTGAGGTTTACCGGTTGTTATACAATTAATTGATGGGTTTAGCTGTACTAATACGGTAAGTATAATTCATTGTGCTTTTGGTTTGTCTTTCAGGTTCCGAGTCAACCAAACACCTGTGACTGTggtgtttttgtgtgtcagtttgtagAGAGTTTCTTTCAAGTACGATTAGATACACGAGTCTTTCCTCATGTTTTGATTGTCTCTGTGGTTTGCAGAATCCCATACTAGACTACCGGTCTCCTATTTTACTCATTGATTGGTTTTCATCGGAATTCGTTGTTTCACACAAGAGACAAGAGTTACGGAATCTGATAGAGGACTTAGGTAAACGTAAAGACAACGAAACGCAGTCTGAAGAGTCTAAACACAACGGATGTAGATAATGTGAATATTTTTGATGCATTGGAAAACAGTTTTGCGACTGCATGCATGAAATGAAGATGAGTTTAGTTGTAGTCTTTGTACACAGCTTATATTGTCTCACACAGTTATACTCACTGCATTTATTCAATGACCAGATTTCTAAGTTTGACATTTCAAAATCACAATCCTGGATGCTTAGTACAATAGTTGTATGCAAACAAGTTATAATTAGTGAGGTTAAATAGTGTAAACAGTTTGAAATATACAATGTATGTGTAATTTACGCATACAGTTATCAGGCCTTTACGTGGacatacaatagcaaaatgaTTGTATATTAGTTTTAGAGGGTATCATCCTAGATTAGACTCTCCGCTTAGGTGGAAGTTTCAATATAATCTGTATCTCTATCTTTAAAAAGGAAAGTGCATGGGCGCAGCCATTTTGAATCTTTGTTCCCCCTGTACCGCCGCTCCTTTTCGCTCCTCCTCTAGCAAGCGACCTCCTCTAGCAAGCGACCTTCTCTACTTTCGAAGAGCGACTGGTGTCCTTCGTGTTATTTATAGCGTAAGGAACattaattgaaatttgaaatattGAACGTAAACAAATGCGACTGTTGGTACTGAGAATGTGACGAACACGGGTGTGTACAAGATGCAAATATGTCATGAGACAAGGTCACGTGGACGTCGACACTAGACACCACATGCCAAGACATGTCTAATTTTAAAAACAGCTAAAAATTAGTTTACTACAGTATACGCGTGTCTCTAGTCATTCGTGCGTTATTGCAACACTTAATTGGCAGCATCCGCTCTTGGCAATGAATGCATGAGCAGTAGTTGTGGCTAGTCGTTGAGTCGGTGGTCTACGCCGGCGTTACTGTACCCTCACATCTCGGATAAAAATAATTGGTTTTATTGAAAGTGCGTTGCAGCTAACGCccattaataataattaattagcgcGCGCGATTTGTGCGGTCGGTGTCTGCAAAGCAGGAAACCTTGTCTGCACTCTTTCAACTTGGACGTCGTTGCAAGACTAAATATTTACTCTAGGTGAAGCAACATGTCGTATCCACCACCACAGCAAGACAAGCCGCCAGCTTACGGAATCGACGCTtcacagcaacagcaacaaggATACCCACCACAGGGCTATCCACCGCAGGGCTATCCACCACAGGGCTATCCACCGCAAGGCTATCCACCGCAAGGCTATCCACCGCAGGGCTACCCGCCACAACAGCCATACTATCCACCGCCGCCGCCGGCGCAagcacaacagcaacagtcgACGGTAGGCCGTTGACCACGCCCTTCCAAGCGACCGTTGCTGCATGTTGATGTTCTCTCTTCTTAGAACGTTGTCGTTGTCGGCGCCCCGGCAGCAGCTCAGCATACTACTACTGTTGTGCAGAGGTACGTTCATGTTTGTGATTTAGCATCGTCTAGAAGGAGTTCGCAGGTTGCATGCATGGTAGGCGTGTCTAGAGAAGCCGCTTCATGCAGCAAGTGCAAACTGTTGCAAACTGTTGTACATTCCCGTTGCTATTTTTCGACTGCGCGTATGTTTGCGTGATTGCAAAGGGTTTAGTAGTTTCGTCCGTTCACGCATTCCATACCCCCTGGGGATAATGACGCATCTCACAAGAAGACGGCAGGGTCATATTGCTAAAAGTGTAACACCTTGTAGTTCAACTgaaatttttagtaatttacTAGCGGGGGTGCCCAAGCTTGAACTGGTTGGCGTTGCATTTGCAGCGCCAAATACTTACTTGGTGCTGCGCATACTTTGACTCAAGGACACGCCCACGCATACTAGTTGgacaatgtatgtatgtaccatGTATACATATGTAGTATGTGATATGATTGGTACATTATGTAAATATGAATGCATCTCATAACCAGACTGAGAGTCACCAGACCTACTTTTGCTTGGGCAATAGTACAAGTCAATCGTTCTTCGCTCTGACATACTGGTATACCTATACACTATGCATGATTGGCAATGGACATTAGGTGCTGTTCTATAGTGCTGCAAAAATTGGCTTGGCGCTATATGCAGTGCCATAGCACCAGATAGACCCAGAGATTGCTTCAATAACAGGAGGGTTTGAATAGCAAAGAATAGACTGTCATCGATCATGGCCGTATTGCATGCTGTGGGTAATCTGTGTGGCTCTGTGGGTGACTAAAAACTtgtagtctcacgtagccaaaCCACTCCTCTCTTGCTATAGAGACTGCTTTCAACTGTTTTACAAATAACGAGAGAGGATCCAGAGTGGTCTGGCTACTTGAGGGTATTGGTAGGTTATGTTCTGTGGAAGGCATCCACGTGTGTAGGAATTACCATAATCATTTACGAGTTTTACGGGCTGCATATTAATGGTTATTATGGAAAATTGCCTGTATGGCTATAGAAGCAGCTGTTTAGCAATAGAGTGTCCAAGTGTTGCCATAGTCATATATTaccaaacaaaaattttgTGATCAAATTATGTTAGAAATGTCAATCTAACTATTGATAACCGAGTCATTGAAGTTTGTTTGAGAATTTGTCATATCAATAAATAGGATACACCCAATTAGAGTACTAAACTATTAGCCAATTGACACTCTTGTATATTATGATACTGTTATAACTACATGTTTTGTTGTAGTCGTCGTGGAACTAACCATGGTTTGCATTGCTTGATCACATTTTTGTTCTGGCCCTGGATTATTGTCTGGATCATCTTTGTA is a genomic window of Corticium candelabrum chromosome 11, ooCorCand1.1, whole genome shotgun sequence containing:
- the LOC134186956 gene encoding uncharacterized protein LOC134186956 encodes the protein MSYPPPQQDKPPAYGIDASQQQQQGYPPQGYPPQGYPPQGYPPQGYPPQGYPPQGYPPQQPYYPPPPPAQAQQQQSTNVVVVGAPAAAQHTTTVVQSRRGTNHGLHCLITFLFWPWIIVWIIFCILEGV